From Daucus carota subsp. sativus chromosome 6, DH1 v3.0, whole genome shotgun sequence, the proteins below share one genomic window:
- the LOC135147027 gene encoding uncharacterized protein LOC135147027: MLKRYQTSLNCTYCKEKGHNTRTCKAKMVDDANKGEQGGASSKEPKKCGICKGTGHNARSCKQKNVEVKKGQDDTSTRPNPENATAPNDAPQQQAEGGITAPTELPDTTHGGIRKPYKPPSRNVLGVHSVPGQPFTTSRNLEAARRRMEKNVGKKAS; encoded by the exons ATGTTGAAGAGATATCAGACATCATTGAATTGCACTTACTGTAAAGAAAAGGGACATAATACAAGGACTTGCAAAGCAAAG ATGGTGGATGATGCAAACAAGGGAGAGCAAGGAGGTGCAAGTTCGAAAGAACCCAAAAAATGTGGTATATGTAAAGGCACTGGACACAATGCCAGAAGTTGCAAACAAAAG AATGTTGAAGTGAAAAAGGGCCAAGATGATACCTCTACCAGGCCAAATCCTGAAAATGCTACAGCTCCAAATGATGCTCCACAGCAGCAGGCAGAGGGGGGTATCACAGCTCCAACAGAATTGCCAGATACTACACATGGAGGCATCCGCAAGCCCTACAAGCCCCCCTCTAGAAATGTTTTAGGTGTTCATTCAGTCCCTGGACAGCCATTTACTACTTCAAGAAATTTAGAGGCTGCAAGGAGGAGGATGGAGAAGAACGTCGGTAAGAAGGCTTCTTGA